One genomic region from Terriglobales bacterium encodes:
- the hemA gene encoding glutamyl-tRNA reductase, which yields MRLQLLGINHKTAPVEVRERLAIPEWKLEEATRKLLGHPDVTECVVFSTCNRVELAVCSDKGADLHAFLRNYLLADDSHFRPYLYEFWEDDVVRHVFRVAASLDSMVVGEPQVLGQVKHSYSVGKAVGSIATNFEALLSRAFSVAKRVRTETAIGSSAVSVASVAVELAKKIFGSLQGRSVYLVGAGKMSELAARHLHSHGAGAILVTNRTHERAQRMAEKIGGSAIHFDRLYETADRADIVITSTGAPHAIFCREHGELFMHRRKNRPMFFIDIAVPRDVDPEMGQVDGIFTYNIDDLQQIVEANVSDRGREAQRAEALIEEEVVRFRRRIQSLDAVPTILALQQRMEQIRQDEIERLRAKLGPLTVEQQSAIENLTRSIVNKILHPPISALKSASGSEELTTTSEMLRALFGLELASHTNGFAHAQEGSSSSGPKEPKSKSSAENSEADRPILKFTARS from the coding sequence ATGAGACTCCAACTCCTCGGCATCAATCACAAGACCGCCCCTGTGGAAGTGCGCGAGCGGCTTGCGATTCCCGAATGGAAACTGGAGGAGGCTACTCGCAAGCTTCTGGGTCATCCGGATGTAACCGAATGTGTTGTCTTCTCCACTTGCAATCGTGTGGAGCTCGCTGTCTGCTCCGATAAGGGCGCGGACCTGCACGCTTTCCTGCGGAACTACCTCCTCGCTGATGATTCCCATTTTCGTCCTTATCTCTACGAATTTTGGGAAGACGACGTCGTTCGTCACGTCTTCCGCGTTGCCGCCAGCCTGGATTCGATGGTCGTCGGCGAGCCACAGGTGCTGGGACAGGTAAAACATTCATACTCAGTTGGAAAGGCAGTCGGATCGATTGCTACCAACTTTGAAGCACTGCTTAGCCGAGCATTTTCCGTTGCCAAGCGCGTGCGCACAGAAACAGCGATTGGAAGCTCGGCAGTGTCCGTGGCCTCGGTCGCCGTGGAACTTGCAAAGAAAATCTTCGGCAGCCTGCAAGGGCGCAGCGTGTATCTCGTCGGCGCCGGGAAGATGAGCGAGTTGGCGGCGCGGCACCTGCATTCGCATGGCGCGGGAGCGATTCTCGTCACGAATCGCACGCATGAGCGTGCACAACGGATGGCGGAGAAAATCGGCGGCAGCGCGATCCATTTCGATCGGCTTTATGAAACCGCCGACCGCGCAGATATTGTGATTACCTCGACGGGAGCGCCGCACGCGATCTTCTGTCGAGAACATGGCGAGCTCTTCATGCATCGCCGCAAGAATCGACCTATGTTCTTTATCGATATCGCGGTCCCGCGCGACGTCGATCCTGAAATGGGACAGGTGGACGGCATTTTTACCTACAACATCGATGACCTGCAGCAAATCGTCGAAGCAAACGTAAGCGACCGCGGACGAGAAGCGCAGCGAGCCGAAGCTCTGATCGAGGAGGAAGTTGTCCGCTTCCGCCGGCGCATACAGAGTCTTGATGCTGTCCCAACCATCCTTGCGCTGCAGCAACGCATGGAACAAATTCGCCAAGACGAGATTGAACGACTTCGAGCGAAGCTCGGTCCGCTCACAGTGGAGCAGCAAAGCGCAATCGAGAATCTCACGCGCAGTATCGTGAACAAAATCCTGCATCCTCCAATCTCGGCACTCAAGAGCGCGAGTGGGTCGGAAGAGCTGACGACAACCTCGGAGATGCTGCGCGCCTTGTTTGGATTAGAGCTTGCCTCTCACACCAACGGGTTTGCTCATGCACAGGAAGGCTCCAGTTCTTCGGGTCCAAAGGAACCAAAATCCAAGTCTTCCGCTGAGAATTCCGAAGCCGATCGTCCCATTCTGAAATTCACAGCACGTTCCTAA
- the ilvD gene encoding dihydroxy-acid dehydratase, which produces MSDPKRNSAAITDGPSRSPARAMFKAVGFTDEDLRKPIIGIANTWTEIGPCNFHLRELAAAVKQGVRQAGGTPMEFNTVSISDGITMGAEGMRTSLVSREVIADSVELVARGNHFDGLVVLVGCDKTIPGAVMAVARLNLPSVILYGGSIAPGKFHGRNVTIQDVFEAVGAHSRGKMSDSDLKEIEDHACPGAGACGGQFTANTMAMVCEFLGIAEMGSGGIPATHPGKLRQGEATGKLVMELAKAQRLPRQILTRSAFENAVASVAATGGSTNAVLHLLAIAHTAGVPFAIDDFERISSHVPLIADLKPGGRFVATDLFEAGGTPLVAQRLFEAGILKPDALTVTGKTIGEEAKRAVETPDQEVVRPTAQPLKPTGGLVILKGNLAPEGCVVKVAGHEFQRHAGPARVFDGEEQAFAAVQNGKIKAGDVVVIRYEGPKGGPGMREMLAVTAAIVGAGLGESVALLTDGRFSGATHGLMAGHVAPEAMAGGPIAAVREGDQIVFDITKRELRVEIPDSEMKQRLASWKPPQPRYPTGVMAKYANQVSSAARGAVTI; this is translated from the coding sequence ATGAGCGATCCAAAACGGAATAGCGCCGCGATCACAGATGGACCAAGCCGTTCGCCGGCGCGCGCGATGTTCAAAGCAGTGGGCTTCACCGACGAAGACCTGCGCAAACCGATCATCGGCATTGCCAATACGTGGACCGAAATCGGTCCATGCAACTTCCATCTTCGCGAGCTTGCCGCCGCAGTGAAGCAGGGTGTGCGACAGGCAGGCGGCACTCCGATGGAGTTCAATACGGTTTCCATTTCCGACGGCATCACCATGGGCGCGGAAGGCATGCGCACCTCGCTTGTCAGCCGAGAAGTGATTGCTGATTCGGTTGAGTTAGTCGCGCGCGGAAATCATTTCGATGGGTTGGTTGTACTGGTCGGCTGCGACAAGACCATACCTGGCGCAGTCATGGCCGTTGCTCGCCTAAATCTGCCTTCCGTCATTCTCTACGGCGGATCGATTGCGCCCGGGAAGTTCCACGGACGCAATGTCACGATTCAGGACGTCTTTGAAGCAGTCGGCGCTCACAGCCGAGGCAAGATGTCGGATTCTGATCTGAAGGAAATTGAAGATCATGCCTGTCCCGGAGCCGGGGCCTGCGGCGGACAGTTTACGGCCAACACGATGGCGATGGTATGCGAGTTTCTCGGCATTGCCGAAATGGGAAGCGGTGGAATTCCAGCGACGCATCCAGGAAAGCTGCGGCAGGGCGAAGCGACGGGAAAACTCGTTATGGAATTGGCCAAGGCGCAGCGTTTGCCCAGGCAGATTCTCACTCGCTCTGCTTTTGAGAATGCCGTTGCCAGCGTGGCCGCTACCGGTGGATCAACGAATGCTGTTCTGCATCTGCTCGCAATTGCGCATACCGCCGGCGTTCCATTCGCGATCGATGATTTCGAGCGCATCAGCTCGCACGTTCCTTTGATTGCGGATCTCAAGCCCGGCGGAAGGTTTGTCGCGACCGATCTGTTTGAAGCCGGAGGAACTCCACTGGTGGCGCAGCGGTTGTTCGAGGCAGGCATTCTTAAGCCCGATGCTCTCACTGTCACCGGCAAAACGATCGGTGAAGAGGCGAAGCGGGCCGTGGAAACTCCCGATCAGGAAGTGGTCCGGCCCACAGCCCAGCCGCTCAAGCCGACCGGCGGTCTGGTCATTTTGAAGGGCAATCTCGCCCCCGAAGGATGCGTAGTAAAGGTGGCGGGCCACGAGTTTCAGCGCCATGCCGGCCCGGCGCGCGTTTTTGATGGTGAAGAGCAAGCCTTCGCCGCGGTTCAAAACGGGAAGATCAAAGCAGGGGATGTAGTTGTGATCCGCTATGAAGGTCCGAAGGGCGGACCAGGAATGCGGGAGATGCTGGCGGTTACGGCGGCAATCGTTGGAGCCGGACTTGGCGAATCTGTTGCATTGCTCACGGACGGCCGGTTTTCAGGGGCCACGCATGGACTCATGGCGGGCCACGTTGCGCCCGAAGCCATGGCGGGTGGACCGATCGCCGCGGTACGCGAGGGCGACCAGATCGTCTTTGACATTACGAAACGCGAGTTGCGAGTGGAGATTCCCGATTCCGAAATGAAACAACGGTTGGCGTCGTGGAAGCCTCCGCAGCCGCGATATCCAACCGGGGTCATGGCGAAGTATGCCAACCAAGTCTCGTCGGCTGCGCGTGGAGCGGTGACGATCTAG
- the ilvB gene encoding biosynthetic-type acetolactate synthase large subunit, giving the protein MRTGAQIIWECLIAEDVKHVFGYPGGAILPAYDALCQYPQIHHVLVRHEQGATHMADGYARASGRVGVAMATSGPGATNMVTGIATAAMDSSPIVCITGQVGSKFLGTDAFQETDITGITLPITKHNYLVKRAEDIAPTLREAFYVARSGRPGPVLVDITKDAQQSSCEFDMASYKPLPSAEGKSHSGPEQYAAALDLINSSKRPVILAGHGVLLSNAMEELREFAERASMPVAMTLLGIGGFSASHPLNLGMMGMHGEAWVNHAIQEADLLLAFGMRFDDRVTGTLKTYAPKAKKLHIEIDPAEINKNVRVDVALVSDLRPALQKLLPDVQRIDRQAWLHYIDELKGDSAVRDIQKMPDSGHLYAAHVIHDLWRETNGNSIVVTDVGQHQMWEAQYYKHEQPRSLITSGGLGTMGFALPAAIGAKFARPEADVWVVAGDGGFQMTMPELATAAQEELDVNIAVINNGYLGMVRQWQEFFYNRRYSETPLLSPDFARLAEAFGLRGLTVQNRDQVVPAICEARNHRGTTLINFLVEQEDSVFPMVPSGAALNEMIRRPSPLVETAASEA; this is encoded by the coding sequence ATGAGAACCGGTGCGCAGATCATTTGGGAATGCCTGATCGCCGAAGACGTAAAGCACGTCTTCGGATACCCGGGCGGCGCAATCCTTCCGGCGTACGACGCGTTGTGCCAGTATCCGCAGATCCATCACGTCCTGGTGCGCCACGAGCAAGGGGCGACACACATGGCGGACGGATACGCACGCGCCAGCGGACGAGTGGGCGTAGCGATGGCGACCTCAGGTCCGGGCGCCACCAACATGGTCACCGGTATCGCGACGGCGGCGATGGATTCCTCTCCTATCGTTTGTATTACCGGGCAGGTCGGCAGCAAGTTCCTCGGTACCGACGCTTTTCAAGAAACCGACATCACCGGCATCACACTCCCGATTACCAAGCACAACTACCTGGTTAAGCGCGCTGAAGACATCGCGCCCACGCTGCGCGAAGCGTTTTACGTTGCGCGGAGCGGCCGTCCTGGTCCGGTTCTCGTTGATATTACGAAGGACGCGCAGCAAAGCTCGTGCGAGTTCGACATGGCGAGCTATAAGCCGCTTCCGTCCGCGGAAGGGAAGTCCCATTCTGGTCCTGAGCAGTACGCGGCTGCGCTCGATCTGATCAATTCCTCAAAACGGCCAGTCATTCTTGCCGGTCACGGCGTCCTGCTCTCCAATGCAATGGAAGAACTGCGCGAATTCGCTGAGCGAGCAAGTATGCCGGTCGCGATGACGCTGCTCGGAATCGGCGGCTTTTCGGCCTCCCATCCTCTGAATCTCGGCATGATGGGCATGCACGGCGAAGCGTGGGTGAATCACGCGATTCAGGAAGCCGACTTGCTGCTGGCTTTCGGCATGCGCTTCGACGATCGGGTGACCGGCACGTTGAAGACTTATGCGCCAAAGGCGAAAAAGCTTCACATCGAGATCGATCCGGCCGAGATTAATAAAAACGTTCGCGTAGATGTCGCACTGGTTTCGGATCTTCGTCCGGCATTGCAAAAGTTGCTGCCTGATGTGCAACGCATCGATCGCCAGGCGTGGCTGCACTACATTGACGAACTCAAGGGCGATTCCGCCGTGCGCGACATTCAGAAGATGCCCGATAGTGGGCATCTCTACGCCGCGCACGTGATCCACGATCTCTGGCGCGAGACCAACGGAAATTCCATTGTTGTAACCGATGTTGGCCAGCACCAGATGTGGGAGGCGCAGTATTACAAACATGAGCAGCCGCGATCGCTCATCACTTCCGGCGGATTGGGCACGATGGGTTTTGCCTTACCCGCAGCAATCGGCGCGAAGTTCGCTCGTCCTGAAGCCGACGTTTGGGTCGTCGCAGGCGACGGCGGATTTCAGATGACGATGCCAGAGTTAGCCACCGCTGCGCAGGAAGAACTTGATGTCAATATAGCGGTCATCAACAACGGATATCTTGGCATGGTTCGGCAGTGGCAGGAGTTCTTTTACAACCGCCGCTACTCCGAGACACCCCTCCTGAGTCCGGATTTCGCCAGACTGGCCGAGGCTTTTGGTCTACGCGGCTTAACAGTGCAGAACCGCGATCAGGTCGTTCCAGCGATTTGCGAAGCGCGGAATCATCGTGGCACGACTTTGATCAATTTCCTGGTCGAACAAGAAGACTCGGTATTTCCGATGGTGCCAAGCGGCGCAGCGCTCAACGAAATGATTCGACGTCCAAGTCCGCTCGTGGAAACGGCGGCATCGGAGGCATGA
- the hemC gene encoding hydroxymethylbilane synthase: protein MAHLRIGSRGSQLALWQANHIADRLRVQGHTVHIEIIKTTGDKITDVALAKVGTKGMFTKEIEEAMLNSRIDLAVHSLKDLPTELAPEFVIAAVPEREDPRDAFLSTKYSRVEELPARSRVGTSSLRRQAQLHAIRNDLEIIPLRGNVDTRLRKLQSGEFDAIILASAGVSRLGLTDLVRMCFDPEQMCPAAGQGALGIEARSSDSATIAALKFLDHAPTRAAVECERAALNALGGGCQVPIGAYARHNNGNITLQAVVASPDGKEIVREKRSGSDPQKLGADVGEALLARGARRILESVYGTMTSVPQQP from the coding sequence ATGGCTCATCTGCGCATCGGCTCCCGTGGTTCGCAACTGGCGCTGTGGCAGGCGAATCACATTGCTGATCGACTGCGCGTTCAGGGACATACAGTTCACATCGAAATCATTAAAACTACCGGCGACAAGATCACTGATGTCGCTCTCGCGAAGGTGGGCACAAAAGGAATGTTCACCAAAGAGATTGAAGAGGCGATGCTTAATAGTCGAATTGATCTCGCGGTGCACAGCCTCAAGGATCTGCCGACCGAGCTTGCGCCCGAGTTCGTAATTGCTGCCGTTCCGGAACGGGAAGACCCGCGCGACGCATTCTTATCGACGAAGTACTCTCGAGTCGAAGAGCTGCCGGCCAGGTCGCGAGTTGGCACGAGCAGCTTGCGGCGTCAGGCTCAACTCCATGCCATACGCAACGATCTTGAGATCATTCCCTTGCGCGGCAATGTCGACACGCGCCTTCGCAAGCTGCAATCGGGAGAGTTTGACGCCATCATTCTGGCTTCGGCAGGCGTTTCCAGATTGGGACTCACGGACTTGGTCCGTATGTGCTTCGATCCTGAGCAGATGTGTCCCGCAGCGGGGCAGGGAGCATTAGGCATCGAGGCTCGTTCCTCTGATTCGGCGACCATCGCCGCATTGAAGTTTCTCGATCATGCTCCCACGCGAGCTGCTGTCGAATGCGAGCGAGCTGCTCTCAATGCGCTCGGCGGCGGATGCCAGGTACCCATCGGCGCATACGCTCGCCATAATAACGGGAACATTACGCTGCAGGCGGTCGTAGCCAGTCCCGATGGCAAAGAGATTGTTCGTGAAAAGCGCTCGGGTTCTGACCCGCAAAAGCTCGGAGCAGATGTCGGCGAGGCGCTGCTCGCACGAGGCGCCAGACGAATTCTCGAATCCGTTTATGGGACCATGACATCAGTTCCGCAGCAGCCGTAG
- the ilvC gene encoding ketol-acid reductoisomerase, whose amino-acid sequence MAKIYYENSADISLVRGKKVAVFGYGSQGHAHALNLRDSGVEVRIALEPTSRSRNKAREAGFEVLTPAEAAKWADVLVILTPDTVQAKLYNQAIVPALSSGHKTLLFAHGFNIHFKTINPPPNVDVVMIAPKSPGHRVREVFVEGGGTPGLLAVHQDSSGQAKAFALSYAKGIGCTRAGVIETTFAEETETDLFGEQAVLCGGVSALIKAGFETLVEAGYQPEIAYFECLHELKLIVDLMYRGGLNFMRYSVSDTAEYGDYTAGPKVVTKETYAALRKLLADVRSGEFARQWIAENEKNRPWFNEARKKDHNHQIEQVGERLRAMMPFVNPVAVSVDQTETQAKAPLSEQQKAKVAV is encoded by the coding sequence ATGGCGAAAATCTACTACGAGAATTCGGCAGACATATCCCTGGTCCGAGGCAAGAAAGTAGCCGTCTTCGGCTATGGTTCGCAGGGACACGCTCACGCTCTTAACCTCCGCGACAGCGGCGTTGAAGTGCGCATCGCGCTCGAGCCCACCAGTCGCTCGCGCAACAAAGCTCGCGAGGCTGGCTTCGAAGTGCTCACTCCGGCAGAAGCCGCGAAATGGGCTGACGTGCTCGTGATCCTTACGCCTGACACAGTTCAGGCCAAGCTCTACAACCAGGCGATCGTCCCGGCTCTTTCAAGTGGCCACAAGACGCTGCTCTTTGCACATGGTTTCAACATCCATTTCAAAACGATCAATCCGCCCCCAAACGTCGATGTAGTGATGATCGCACCCAAATCTCCCGGCCATCGCGTGCGCGAAGTGTTTGTCGAAGGCGGAGGCACGCCGGGACTTCTTGCCGTGCATCAGGACTCGAGCGGACAAGCGAAGGCGTTCGCGCTTTCTTACGCGAAAGGAATCGGCTGCACCCGTGCTGGAGTGATCGAAACGACATTCGCGGAGGAGACGGAAACGGACTTGTTCGGAGAGCAGGCTGTGCTCTGCGGGGGCGTGAGCGCACTCATCAAAGCCGGATTTGAAACGCTCGTTGAAGCCGGGTACCAGCCGGAGATCGCATATTTCGAGTGCCTGCACGAATTGAAACTGATCGTTGATCTCATGTATCGCGGCGGGCTCAACTTCATGCGTTATTCCGTTAGCGACACCGCCGAGTATGGCGACTACACGGCCGGTCCGAAGGTGGTCACAAAAGAAACGTACGCGGCCCTACGCAAGCTGCTCGCCGACGTTCGCAGCGGTGAGTTTGCGCGGCAGTGGATCGCCGAGAATGAGAAAAATCGTCCGTGGTTCAACGAGGCCCGCAAGAAAGATCACAATCATCAGATCGAGCAGGTTGGTGAGCGCCTTCGCGCGATGATGCCCTTTGTGAATCCTGTAGCCGTCAGCGTGGACCAAACTGAAACTCAGGCCAAGGCGCCGCTATCGGAGCAGCAGAAGGCCAAGGTGGCTGTGTAG
- a CDS encoding glycosyltransferase, giving the protein MSRWIWLAAGLILGADWLRRSFDAVHGMQKLADLTQPEWNRAPVLTGEQPSVSVVVPARNEAAKIEECLRSLLAQDYPELKLCAVDDRSTDATGSIMDRLQREFPGKLDVIHINELPSGWLGKTHAMWRGAAAYESDWILFTDGDIIFRPDALRRTLTYAELTRCDHLVIFPTLIMHTIGEKMMLGFFGLASSLFLRAWKVRDPRAKDHVGAGAFNLIRRGVYENLGTYQALRMEVIDDLKLGQAVKEHGFTQDCVRGPGLIELRWAEGAFGVVRNLQKNMFSLLRFSWPLALLASIGALIYHIGPWLGIFLAPGISKLGFGVALFSIVLLYARVSRRFHVSPWYVFTHPIAALMFVYTLINSAVSSVIHGGVLWRGTTYSLNEIQAVASQSRQERLQRRTE; this is encoded by the coding sequence TTGAGTCGCTGGATCTGGCTCGCAGCAGGACTCATCCTCGGAGCAGACTGGCTCCGCCGCTCCTTCGATGCGGTGCACGGCATGCAAAAGCTTGCCGATCTAACTCAGCCAGAGTGGAACAGAGCTCCTGTGCTGACTGGAGAGCAGCCGAGCGTTTCCGTGGTTGTGCCGGCCAGGAACGAAGCCGCAAAGATCGAAGAATGCCTGCGTTCTCTGCTGGCGCAGGATTATCCCGAATTGAAACTCTGCGCCGTCGATGATCGCTCCACCGATGCCACGGGAAGCATCATGGATCGGCTGCAACGCGAATTTCCCGGCAAGCTGGACGTGATCCATATCAACGAACTTCCTTCCGGATGGCTGGGAAAGACACACGCCATGTGGCGCGGCGCCGCCGCTTACGAGAGCGACTGGATTCTTTTCACCGATGGCGACATCATCTTCCGTCCCGACGCGCTCCGCCGCACACTTACTTATGCTGAACTCACGCGGTGCGATCATCTCGTGATCTTTCCGACCCTGATCATGCATACCATCGGAGAAAAGATGATGCTGGGCTTCTTTGGCCTGGCCTCCTCCCTCTTCCTGCGCGCGTGGAAAGTTCGCGATCCTCGAGCTAAGGATCACGTGGGCGCGGGAGCCTTCAATCTGATTCGTCGCGGCGTTTATGAAAACCTGGGCACATATCAGGCGCTCAGGATGGAGGTGATTGACGATCTGAAACTCGGACAAGCTGTGAAAGAGCACGGCTTCACTCAGGATTGCGTGCGCGGACCCGGTCTGATCGAGCTGCGCTGGGCCGAAGGTGCCTTCGGCGTTGTTCGTAATCTACAAAAGAATATGTTCAGCCTGCTGCGCTTCAGTTGGCCACTGGCCCTGCTTGCGAGTATCGGGGCTTTGATCTACCACATAGGTCCGTGGCTCGGAATTTTCCTCGCTCCAGGAATTTCCAAATTGGGATTCGGAGTTGCACTGTTCTCGATCGTGTTGCTCTATGCTCGTGTCTCTCGCAGATTCCACGTTTCACCCTGGTACGTGTTCACCCATCCTATTGCGGCCTTGATGTTCGTGTACACACTGATCAATTCGGCCGTGAGCTCCGTAATTCATGGCGGAGTTTTGTGGCGAGGGACAACGTATTCCCTAAATGAAATCCAGGCAGTCGCATCGCAGAGCCGACAAGAGCGGCTGCAACGACGAACGGAATAG
- the ccsA gene encoding cytochrome c biogenesis protein CcsA, with the protein MSLFWLRVAVCLYGISLLYALIALVRRREILSRATLPVAVVAVTLHFVALVEAFVAGKMVAMPLHQSESLLAFLMMLLFIGVCYLYRTTSPGIVVLPIAFLLSLSAALAQAAPQFGSPLLRSGWIYTHIILILIGYAALFFSFIASVLYLLHERSLKNKKLNGIAGKLPALETIDNIGYKLLLIGFPFMTIGLIAGSVIAQVQYGSRYFLDPKVILSLLMWGVYMLMLYTRWNSGWRGRRAALLAAIAFAAALSVWAANYFSGVHRFVAR; encoded by the coding sequence ATGTCCCTATTCTGGTTGCGAGTTGCGGTCTGCCTTTACGGCATCAGCTTGCTCTATGCGCTCATCGCGCTGGTGCGAAGGCGAGAGATCCTTTCACGCGCGACGCTTCCCGTCGCGGTCGTCGCTGTAACCCTTCATTTCGTTGCGCTCGTTGAGGCTTTCGTCGCCGGCAAGATGGTAGCGATGCCGCTGCATCAATCGGAATCTCTGCTTGCATTCCTGATGATGCTTTTGTTCATCGGCGTTTGTTATCTATATCGCACGACTTCTCCGGGCATCGTAGTTCTACCGATCGCCTTCCTGCTCTCTTTGTCGGCCGCGTTGGCGCAGGCTGCACCGCAGTTTGGATCGCCGTTGCTCCGCAGTGGCTGGATTTATACGCACATCATCCTCATCCTCATCGGATACGCAGCGCTCTTCTTCAGCTTCATCGCCAGCGTGCTTTACCTCCTGCATGAGCGCAGCCTTAAGAACAAGAAACTGAATGGAATTGCGGGCAAGCTTCCGGCACTCGAGACCATCGACAACATCGGTTACAAGCTGCTGCTCATCGGTTTTCCGTTTATGACGATCGGGCTGATCGCTGGATCGGTGATCGCTCAAGTCCAATACGGATCGCGTTACTTTCTCGATCCTAAAGTGATCCTTAGCCTGTTGATGTGGGGTGTGTACATGCTCATGCTGTACACGCGCTGGAATTCTGGCTGGCGTGGCCGCCGTGCGGCCCTACTGGCCGCGATCGCTTTTGCTGCCGCATTAAGCGTTTGGGCGGCCAACTACTTCAGTGGCGTTCACAGGTTCGTGGCGCGATGA
- a CDS encoding uroporphyrinogen-III synthase has translation MPAKKKVTDRESHRVAELVTAGPLAGKRIVVTRAHKQAEGLSSLLRGYGAEVIEAPVIEIRPPASFESLDEALKNILQYDWLILTSVNGVEALFSRLEPLGFSIDSLQHLKIAAIGPATEERIQDHGLVVDLVPTRYVAEEVVHMLRKQVKGERVLLVRAKVARDVIPEELRAAGAQVDVVEAYQTVIPDGAKERLQKIFSDGGVPDAITFTSSSTVKNFLSIVLGTDIPAKLTKTKFASIGPVTSETLREYALPVHVEADEFTMDGLAQALVRELGG, from the coding sequence ATGCCCGCAAAGAAGAAAGTCACAGATCGTGAATCGCACCGCGTTGCCGAGTTGGTCACCGCTGGTCCGCTTGCGGGAAAGCGCATCGTCGTCACTCGTGCACATAAGCAGGCGGAAGGACTTTCTTCGCTTCTGCGCGGATACGGAGCCGAGGTGATCGAAGCTCCCGTGATCGAGATTCGCCCCCCCGCTTCTTTCGAGTCGCTGGATGAAGCTCTAAAGAACATTCTGCAATATGACTGGCTGATTCTCACCAGCGTGAATGGAGTGGAGGCGTTGTTCTCCCGCCTGGAGCCTCTTGGGTTCAGCATCGATTCGCTTCAGCATCTCAAGATTGCCGCGATCGGGCCTGCGACTGAAGAACGCATTCAGGATCACGGACTGGTTGTCGACCTCGTGCCGACGCGATATGTCGCCGAAGAGGTCGTACACATGCTGCGCAAGCAGGTGAAAGGCGAGCGAGTTCTGCTGGTCCGCGCGAAAGTCGCGCGTGACGTGATCCCAGAAGAGCTTCGCGCTGCTGGAGCGCAGGTAGATGTTGTTGAGGCTTACCAAACGGTGATTCCAGATGGTGCTAAGGAGCGGTTGCAGAAGATCTTCAGCGATGGCGGAGTGCCTGACGCGATCACGTTTACGAGTTCTTCAACAGTGAAGAACTTTCTCTCCATCGTCCTCGGAACCGATATTCCCGCCAAGCTCACAAAGACGAAGTTCGCCTCCATCGGGCCGGTGACTTCAGAAACGTTGCGCGAATATGCGTTGCCCGTTCATGTGGAGGCCGACGAGTTCACGATGGATGGTCTCGCCCAAGCCCTCGTAAGGGAGTTGGGTGGATGA
- the ilvN gene encoding acetolactate synthase small subunit: MVRTFIVYVADHPGVLNRVSSLFRRRGYNIESLTVGHTHQPGISRMTVVVAIDEIGAPLVMANLYKLAEVIRVDDITKVPAVHRELMIVKVASNPATQSEVLRVLASGGARVLETSNDSVVAEATGPEDAINHLIESLRPFEILELTRTGRVAMTSQASALHAAVAAGEEQRGPFWNLTHSADLPRNCS, from the coding sequence ATGGTACGCACATTTATCGTATACGTCGCCGATCATCCGGGCGTGTTGAATCGCGTTTCCTCGCTGTTCCGCCGTCGCGGATACAACATTGAGTCATTAACCGTGGGTCACACGCATCAACCCGGCATCTCGCGCATGACAGTCGTGGTCGCGATCGACGAGATCGGCGCGCCGCTTGTGATGGCGAATCTCTATAAGCTCGCAGAAGTGATTCGTGTGGACGACATCACCAAAGTCCCTGCCGTTCATCGCGAGTTGATGATCGTTAAGGTCGCAAGCAATCCTGCAACGCAATCTGAAGTTTTGCGCGTTCTTGCGTCTGGCGGAGCTCGCGTTTTGGAAACTTCCAACGACTCTGTGGTCGCCGAAGCTACGGGACCAGAGGACGCGATCAACCACCTGATCGAATCACTCAGGCCATTTGAAATTCTTGAACTCACTCGCACAGGACGCGTTGCTATGACCAGCCAAGCTTCTGCGCTTCACGCTGCTGTCGCCGCCGGCGAAGAGCAGCGAGGACCATTTTGGAACCTAACCCATTCCGCGGACCTTCCGCGCAATTGTTCTTAG